A section of the Saccharomyces paradoxus strain CBS432 chromosome XII sequence genome encodes:
- the KIN2 gene encoding serine/threonine protein kinase KIN2 (Serine/threonine protein kinase involved in regulation of exocytosis~similar to YLR096W) translates to MPNPNTADYLVNPNFKTSRGGSLSPTPEAFNDARIAAPATLRMLGKQSGSRNDQQQAPLMPPADIKQGKEQAVQRQNDASRPNGYNNSNTNGGAELRQFHRRSLGDWEFLETVGAGSMGKVKLVRHRQTKEVCVIKIVNRASKAYLHKQHSLPSPKNESETLERQKRLEKEIARDKRTVREASLGQILYHPHICRLFEMCTMSNHFYMLFEYVSGGQLLDYIIQHGSLKEHHARKFARGIASALQYLHANNIVHRDLKIENIMISSSGEIKIIDFGLSNIFDYRKQLHTFCGSLYFAAPELLKAQPYTGPEVDIWSFGIVLYVLVCGKVPFDDENSSILHEKIKKGKVDYPSHLSIEAISLLTRMIVVDPLRRATLKNVVEHPWMNRGYDFKAPSYVPNRVPLTPEMIDSQVLKEMYRLEFIDDIEDTRRSLIRLVTEREYIQLSQEYWDKLSNAKGLSSSLNNNYLNATAQQTLIQTQITNNQSQSGSNEPDNNFEDPTLAYHPLLSIYHLVSEMVARKLAKLQRRQALVLQAQTQQKQQQKQIPLGTKIALDNNSPDVMTKMRSPQKESVPKADIFQVPAIRTPGASKNFDSSSKPPLHVMVPPKLTIPEQAHTSPTSRKSSDIHTELNDVFKSSPGPVSGEYQQRSASPVVGEQQEKNTIGGIFRRISQSGQSQHPTRQQEPLSERQPPTYMLKPTENSIKVPKSHTRTISDYIPSARRYPTYVPNSIDVKQRNPVKNTTIAPPIRSASQKQSSELPALPQNAELIVQKQRQKQLQENLDKLQINDNDSNNNVNTVVDDMNNDNSDHYLSVPKSRKLHPSARAKSVGHARRESLKFTRPPIPAALPPSDMTNDNGFLGEANHDRYNPVSSNFSAVPEDSTTYSDNTIVSTNNGSLSAYSQELTEKQILEEASKAPPGSMPSIDYPKSMFLKGFFSVQTTSSKPLPIVRHNIISVLTRMNIDFKEVKGGFICVQQRPSVATAAIPVITTTGVDFDSGKTMDMQNSLDSQLSSSYHSTASTASRNRSIKRQGSYKRGQNNIPLTPLATNTHQRNSSIPMSPTYGNQSNGTSGELSSMSLEYVQQQDDILTTSRAQNINNINGQLEQNNAYSNKERPPIRFEIHIVKVRIVGLAGVHFKKVSGNTWLYKELASYILKELNL, encoded by the coding sequence ATGCCTAATCCGAATACGGCAGATTACTTGGTGAACCCGAATTTCAAGACCAGTAGGGGAGGATCTTTATCACCGACGCCGGAAGCTTTCAACGATGCGCGAATCGCAGCACCAGCTACCCTTCGCATGCTGGGCAAGCAATCTGGATCAAGAAATGACCAGCAACAAGCACCACTAATGCCTCCTGCAGATATTAAGCAGGGCAAGGAGCAGGCAGTCCAAAGACAAAATGATGCATCTAGGCCTAATGGCTacaataatagtaatacCAATGGTGGCGCAGAATTGAGGCAATTTCATAGAAGATCTCTGGGAGACTGGGAGTTTCTTGAAACGGTTGGTGCAGGCTCCATGGGTAAAGTTAAATTGGTCAGGCATCGTCAAACGAAGGAAGTATGTGTAATAAAGATTGTCAATAGGGCTTCCAAGGCTTATCTTCACAAACAACACTCTTTGCCTTCCCCCAAGAATGAAAGTGAGACATTAGAAAGGCAAAAGCGGctcgaaaaagaaattgcGAGGGATAAGAGGACTGTTAGGGAAGCCTCTTTGGGCCAAATCCTTTATCATCCTCATATTTGTCGTCTATTTGAAATGTGTACCATGTCAAACCATTTCTATATGCTCTTTGAGTATGTTTCCGGTGGACAGCTATTGGATTATATTATTCAGCATGGCTCGTTGAAGGAGCATCATGCAAGGAAATTTGCCAGAGGCATAGCCAGCGCGCTGCAATACTTACATGCCAATAATATTGTTCACCgtgatttgaaaattgagAATATAATGATATCCAGTTCAGGTGAAATTAAGATCATTGATTTTGGTCTTTCTAACATTTTTGATTACAGGAAACAATTACATACGTTTTGTGGTTCTTTATACTTTGCTGCACCAGAACTACTAAAAGCACAACCTTATACAGGACCTGAGGTAGATATTTGGTCATTTGGTATTGTTCTTTATGTTTTAGTCTGTGGTAAAGTGCCATTTGACGATGAAAACTCAAGCATTTTACAtgaaaagattaaaaaaGGGAAAGTAGATTACCCCTCACATTTATCCATTGAAGCTATATCCTTATTAACTAGGATGATTGTTGTGGACCCATTAAGAAGAGCGACTTTAAAAAATGTCGTTGAGCACCCATGGATGAATAGAGGATACGATTTTAAGGCTCCATCATATGTTCCCAATCGTGTTCCATTAACCCCTGAAATGATAGATAGTCAAGTCTTGAAGGAAATGTACCGTCTGGAATTTATTGACGATATTGAAGACACAAGAAGATCGTTAATCCGATTAGTTACTGAAAGGGAATACATTCAACTTTCTCAAGAATATTGGGACAAATTATCCAACGCCAAGGGGTTAAGTTCAAGTTTAAATAATAACTACCTAAATGCAACAGCACAACAAACCTTAATACAAACCCAAATCACAAATAATCAATCGCAAAGTGGTTCTAACGAACCagataataattttgaagatcCTACTTTAGCATATCATCCTTTACTGTCAATATATCATCTTGTCTCAGAAATGGTTGCACGTAAGTTAGCAAAGCTACAAAGAAGGCAAGCATTGGTCCTTCAAGCCCAGACTCAGCAAAAGCAACAACAGAAACAAATACCGCTTGGCACTAAGATCGCCTTGGATAATAACTCACCGGATGTTATGACCAAAATGAGGAGCCCGCAGAAAGAGTCAGTACCTAAAGCAGATATTTTCCAAGTACCTGCAATTAGAACACCGGGAGCCTCAAAAAACTTCGATTCCTCAAGTAAACCCCCATTACATGTAATGGTTCCTCCTAAATTAACAATACCTGAACAAGCACATACTTCTCCAACATCTAGGAAGAGTTCCGACATCCATACGGAATTAAATGATGTTTTTAAATCAAGTCCTGGCCCAGTATCTGGCGAGTATCAGCAACGTTCGGCTTCACCTGTAGTAGGTGAACAACAGGAGAAAAATACAATCGGTGGCATCTTCAGAAGAATATCACAAAGCGGACAATCTCAGCACCCTACGCGGCAACAGGAGCCTCTTTCAGAAAGACAACCTCCAACATATATGTTAAAACCAACTGAAAATTCTATCAAGGTGCCGAAAAGCCATACTCGCACTATATCAGATTATATTCCTAGCGCTAGGAGATATCCAACTTACGTGCCAAATTCCATTGATGTAAAACAGCGAAATCCTGTTAAAAATACCACCATAGCACCTCCAATAAGATCAGCATCACAAAAGCAAAGTAGCGAACTTCCCGCTTTACCCCAGAACGCTGAATTAATTGTCCAAAAACAACGACAAAAACAATTACAGGAAAATCTCGATAAATTACAAattaatgataatgatagTAACAACAATGTGAACACTGTAGTGGATGACAtgaataatgataatagtGACCATTATCTTTCCGTTCCGAAGAGCCGTAAGTTACATCCTAGTGCAAGAGCTAAATCAGTGGGGCATGCCCGTCGTgaatctttgaaattcacTAGGCCGCCCATACCGGCAGCTCTTCCGCCATCGGACATGACAAATGATAACGGCTTTTTGGGAGAGGCAAATCATGACAGGTACAATCCTGTAAGCAGTAACTTTTCGGCTGTGCCTGAGGATTCTACGACGTACAGTGACAATACTATTGTCAGTACTAACAATGGATCCCTTTCGGCATATTCTCAAGAGCTTACTGAGAAGCAAATTTTGGAGGAAGCTTCAAAGGCCCCACCTGGGTCCATGCCATCAATTGATTATCCGAAGTCAATGTTTTTGAAGGGATTTTTCTCTGTACAAACAACTTCCTCTAAACCATTACCTATTGTTCGCCATAATATTATATCTGTTTTAACAAGAATGAATATTGACTTCAAAGAAGTGAAAGGTGGCTTCATATGTGTCCAACAAAGGCCATCTGTCGCGACTGCAGCAATTCCTGTAATAACTACTACTGGCGTGGATTTCGATTCCGGTAAGACGATGGATATGCAAAATAGTTTAGACAGCCAATTATCAAGCAGTTACCATAGTACGGCATCCACAGCATCAAGAAATCGTTCGATAAAGCGTCAAGGCTCTTATAAGAGAGGCCAGAATAATATACCACTAACACCTTTAGCAACGAATAcacatcaaagaaattcatCTATTCCAATGTCTCCAACTTATGGAAACCAAAGTAATGGTACGTCTGGGGAGCTTTCTTCTATGTCATTAGAGTATGTTCAACAACAGGATGACATTTTAACAACATCAAGAGCCCAAAACATAAATAACATAAATGGCCAATTAGAGCAAAATAACGCTTATAGTAATAAAGAGAGGCCTCCTATcagatttgaaattcaCATTGTGAAAGTTCGTATTGTCGGCCTAGCAGGCGTacatttcaaaaaggtTTCTGGTAATACGTGGCTGTATAAGGAACTGGCATCGTATATTTTAAAGGAGTTAAACCTATAG
- the HRT3 gene encoding SCF ubiquitin ligase complex subunit HRT3 (SCF-ubiquitin ligase F-box protein~similar to YLR097C): protein MTVDYEKDPRAKEAIIIWERGVLKEKDGSMSDAINFYRSALKIHDSVESLYRKKLHDEWMLHKKISELSIVSDDPGEQKETDKDDLLVGDDAELQPCWILEILPDDILLRIIKKVILISGESWVNLSMTCSTFNKLCFHDSVTFKTFAKYIYSKQIYDQIAIDLNGITDLNTFEKEMWQGDDDRMLKERPYIKFEGVYISVVNYVRYGSNAEGSLSLSNPVHMITYYRYLRFYENGQCLRLLTTDEPSAVVKHFSKESKPRHSDMCYWNLGFDYGFGQLKVTRSDEKYTFIEEFQIKNQGTKRYQRLKWLTSTVVDKEGNASNCSLRNEKSFFFSRVKSFKGTG, encoded by the coding sequence ATGACTGTGGATTATGAAAAGGACCCCAGGGCCAAAGAAgctattattatttgggAAAGAGGGGtattgaaagagaaagatgGGTCAATGTCAGATGCTATAAACTTCTATCGAAGTGCATTGAAAATTCATGATAGCGTGGAATCATTGTATAGGAAAAAGTTGCATGATGAATGGATGCTgcacaaaaaaatatcagaatTATCCATAGTTTCTGATGATCCAGgtgaacaaaaagaaacagatAAAGATGATTTGCTTGTGGGAGATGATGCTGAACTCCAACCCTGTTGGATCCTAGAAATTTTGCCTGACGACATTTTGCTGAGAATTATTAAAAAGGTAATATTAATATCTGGTGAATCATGGGTAAATTTGTCGATGACTTGTTCCACTTTCAACAAACTTTGTTTCCATGATTCTGTGACATTTAAAACTTTCGCAAAGTACATATATTCTAAGCAAATATATGACCAAATAGCAATAGACCTCAATGGAATCACAGACTTAaatacttttgaaaaggaaatgtGGCAGGGTGATGATGACCGCATGTTAAAGGAAAGGCCATATATCAAATTCGAAGGTGTTTACATCAGTGTAGTAAATTATGTAAGATACGGTTCCAATGCAGAAGGTTCGTTATCTCTTTCAAATCCAGTTCACATGATCACATATTACAGGTATCTCAGATTTTATGAAAACGGCCAATGTTTGAGATTACTTACGACAGATGAACCTAGTGCTGTCGTGAAGCACTTCTCCAAAGAGAGCAAGCCCAGGCATAGTGATATGTGTTATTGGAACCTCGGGTTTGACTACGGTTTTGGTCAATTGAAGGTAACAAGATCAGATGAAAAGTATACATTTATCGAGGAATTTCAGATTAAGAATCAAGGCACTAAGAGATACCAGCGATTGAAATGGCTAACTTCAACTGTTGTGGATAAGGAAGGGAATGCATCCAACTGTTCGTTGAGGAATGagaaatcttttttcttctccaGAGTGAAATCTTTCAAAGGTACTGGATGA
- the CHA4 gene encoding Cha4p (DNA binding transcriptional activator~similar to YLR098C): MLEPSPPPLATTVTPSLPSSLKKPVANNDQNNNNVPKKRKLACQNCRRRRRKCNMEKPCSNCIKFHTDCVFTQQDLRNKRYSTTYVEALQSQIRSLKEQLQILKSSSSTIANNSLSSLKNNDDHGDISNGKILKYGEPAPSALPSSESNDENESDAFTKKLPSESPPPVGTNSIYPSNSLSIIKKKTDGNTKYQQQQVSLKNLSRSPLILRSLSLFFKWLYPGHYLFIHRETFLSAFFGDTNTKSYYCSEELVFAIAALGSLISYKSETELFQQSEVFYQRAKTIVLKKIFQLEDSSLAESSSSSKLAIIQTLLCLAFYDIGSGENPMAWYLSGLAFRIAHEIGLHLNPEAWSNVYEDELSIMDFEVRSRIYWGCYIADHLIAILFGRSTSLRLSNSTVPETDELPEIETGIEEYIYDPKVILSTANPLKKLIVLSRITEIFASKIFSPNETLLQRSEYLAKFNLEVYNWRRDLPPELQWTKRSLMEMTDFNPTIAYVWFHYYIVLISYNKPFIYEIKQSRELVEGYVDELYYLLKVWKNKFKTFEKATIYMIYSAILAIQCMKSNLIKKDRKQDFLNFLSAPTLNYELARKFIENSEDALHNSETMDLLGTLSHGNDFALEYNFDFTLLNEIDMLIGGNTNDGLTK; this comes from the coding sequence ATGTTGGAGCCCTCACCTCCACCTTTGGCAACAACGGTAACGCCCTCTCTTCCGTCTAGTTTAAAGAAACCTGTGGCGAATAATGACCAGAATAATAACAACGTGCccaagaagagaaaactGGCATGCCAGAATTGCcgtagaagaagaaggaaatgtAACATGGAAAAGCCTTGTTCAAACTGTATCAAGTTTCATACCGATTGTGTATTCACCCAGCAAGACTTGAGGAACAAAAGATATTCTACGACTTATGTAGAAGCTTTACAGAGCCAAATTCGGTCTTTGAAAGAACAATTACAAATACTAAAGTCCTCATCTTCCACAATTGCCAACAACTCCCTATCCTCGTTGAAAAACAATGATGATCATGGTGATATTTCtaatggaaaaattttaaagtaTGGCGAACCAGCCCCATCAGCGCTACCATCATCTGAAAGCAACGATGAGAACGAGTCTGATGCGTTTACCAAAAAACTACCTTCCGAGAGCCCTCCACCAGTAGGTACAAACAGTATATACccatcaaattcattgtctataataaaaaaaaagacggACGGCAACACAAAATACCAGCAACAACAAGtcagtttgaaaaatttatcaagaaGTCCCCTCATCTTAAGATCATTatcactttttttcaaatggttATACCCAGGACATTACCTTTTCATTCATAGAGAAACTTTCTTGAGTGCCTTTTTCGGTGACACAAACACCAAAAGTTACTACTGTTCCGAAGAATTGGTATTTGCAATTGCTGCATTAGgatctttgatttcataCAAATCTGAAACTGAGCTGTTTCAACAATCTGAAGTTTTTTACCAAAGAGCCAAGACAATAGtactcaaaaaaatctttcaattgGAAGATTCTTCGTTGGCTGAatcatcgtcatcttcGAAATTAGCAATCATCCAGACTCTATTATGTTTGGCGTTTTATGACATTGGAAGTGGAGAAAACCCCATGGCTTGGTATCTTTCGGGGCTGGCATTTAGGATTGCTCACGAAATCGGCCTACATTTGAATCCAGAGGCATGGAGCAATGTTTATGAAGACGAGCTGTCAATAATGGATTTTGAGGTAAGAAGTAGAATCTACTGGGGCTGTTACATTGCAGATCATTTAATAGCGATCCTATTTGGAAGATCAACTTCTTTACGTTTGTCCAATTCCACCGTTCCGGAAACAGATGAGCTACCTGAAATTGAGACTGGTATAGAGgagtatatatatgacCCAAAAGTAATATTATCCACTGCGAACcctttaaagaaattgattGTGTTATCAAGAATAACAGAGATTTTTGCATCCAAGATTTTCAGCCCAAACGAAACTCTGCTTCAGAGAAGTGAATACTTAGCCAAATTTAATCTAGAAGTATACAATTGGAGAAGAGATTTGCCTCCCGAATTGCAATGGACCAAGAGATCATTGATGGAAATGACGGATTTTAACCCAACCATAGCTTATGTATGGTTTCATTACTATATCGTACTAATTTCCTATAATAAACCTTTCATATACGAAATTAAACAAAGCCGAGAATTAGTGGAAGGTTATGTTGATGAACTGTATTATCTTTTAAAAGtttggaaaaataaatttaaGACCTTTGAGAAAGCTACGATTTACATGATTTATTCCGCGATTTTAGCCATTCAATGTATGAAGTCCAACCTGATTAAAAAGGATAGAAAACAAGActtcttaaattttttaagtGCACCTACACTGAATTACGAACTCGCtagaaaatttattgaaaactcTGAAGACGCTTTACATAATTCAGAAACCATGGATTTATTGGGGACTTTATCTCACGGTAATGATTTTGCATTAGAGTACAATTTTGACTTTACTTTATTGAATGAGATCGATATGCTGATTGGTGGAAACACCAATGACGGCTTGACGAAGTAG
- the ICT1 gene encoding lysophosphatidic acid acyltransferase ICT1 (Lysophosphatidic acid acyltransferase~similar to YLR099C), with the protein MWTNTFKWCSKTEKETTTADAKVCASMQGLKALQQQIMDNTTVRGSVNNTMTPGGINQWHFHNKRANKVCTPTVLIHGYAASSMAFYRTFENLSDNVKDLYAIDLPANGASEAPALQVNKTKKVKSLRFKHIEDDVVIPVLEKRPPAEDIKSHLEQYENYFVDRIEQWRKDNKLRKINVVGHSFGGYISFKYALKYPNSIEKLCLISPLGVENSIHAITHKWEPNTTYPLTFTDPSSRYYTRKLNVPRFIFENQLNVLKWMGPIGSKLCSNYISTAYVKVPDQIYKDYLLHSFVGKNQTVQPQTIKVFTHLFERNLIARDPIINNVGFLNPATPVMFMYGEHDWMDKYAGYLTTESMLKNKAKASYVEVPDAGHNLFLDNPHHFTSSLVSFLSK; encoded by the coding sequence ATGTGGACAAACACTTTCAAATGGTGCAGCAAAACTGAAAAGGAAACCACCACTGCAGATGCCAAAGTATGTGCTAGCATGCAGGGCCTGAAGGCCCTGCAGCAGCAGATCATGGATAACACCACCGTGCGTGGGTCTGTTAATAACACGATGACTCCAGGCGGGATTAACCAGTGGCACTTCCACAATAAGCGTGCAAACAAAGTTTGCACGCCTACTGTGCTAATTCATGGATACGCTGCCTCGTCGATGGCGTTTTACAGGACGTTTGAGAACCTCTCAGACAACGTTAAAGATCTATATGCCATCGACCTGCCAGCCAACGGTGCCTCGGAGGCGCCAGCGTTACAAGTGAACAAAACCAAGAAGGTGAAATCGCTTAGATTTAAGCACATAGAAGATGACGTGGTCATCCCCGTACTAGAGAAGCGCCCCCCAGCAGAAGACATTAAGTCGCATCTGGAGCAGTACGAAAACTACTTTGTAGACAGGATAGAGCAGTGGCGGAAGGACAACAAGCTCCGCAAGATAAACGTGGTGGGCCATTCGTTTGGAGGATACATTTCGTTCAAATACGCGCTTAAATACCCTAACTCCATCGAAAAACTGTGTCTCATATCTCCTCTAGGCGTGGAAAACAGCATACATGCTATCACTCACAAATGGGAACCCAACACCACCTACCCACTCACGTTTACCGACCCATCCTCCCGATATTATACAAGAAAACTGAACGTACCGCGGTTTATCTTCGAAAACCAGCTAAACGTTTTGAAATGGATGGGGCCTATAGGCTCCAAACTGTGCTCAAACTACATCTCCACCGCATACGTAAAAGTACCCGATCAGATATACAAGGACTATCTTTTACATTCATTTGTGGGCAAGAACCAGACGGTGCAACCACAAACAATCAAAGTGTTCACACATTTGTTTGAAAGAAACCTGATCGCTAGAGATCCAATAATAAACAACGTTGGTTTTTTGAATCCAGCAACGCCCGTCATGTTCATGTACGGTGAGCACGATTGGATGGATAAGTATGCGGGCTACTTGACTACTGAATCGATgctaaaaaataaagcGAAGGCTAGTTATGTCGAAGTCCCAGATGCTGGTCATAACCTATTCCTGGACAACCCGCATCACTTCACCTCTTCTTTGGTCTCGTTCCTTTCCAAATAA
- the MIM2 gene encoding Mim2p (similar to YLR099W) translates to MADMEDTSVILQGIDTISSLEGLEEDGYLSDEDTSLSNELADAQRQWEESLQQLSKLLNWVLLPLLGKYIGRRMAKTLWSRFIGHFV, encoded by the coding sequence atGGCAGATATGGAGGATACATCTGTGATCCTGCAGGGTATTGACACGATCAGCAGCCTGGAGGGTCTGGAAGAGGATGGTTACCTCAGCGACGAGGATACGTCACTCAGCAATGAGTTGGCAGATGCGCAGCGTCAATGGGAAGAGTCGCTGCAACAGTTGAGCAAGCTGCTCAACTGGGTGCTACTGCCCCTGCTGGGCAAGTATATAGGAAGGAGGATGGCCAAGACTCTATGGAGTAGGTTTATTGGGCATTTTGTATAA